In a single window of the Natronosalvus caseinilyticus genome:
- a CDS encoding replication factor A (Replication protein A protects and stabilize the intermediate ssDNA that is generated by the unwinding action of a DNA helicase at the replication fork. In addition, SSBs prevent the formation of secondary structures by single-stranded template DNA.) has protein sequence MSDVRQHAEDIHAQFSDHIDLEVEDVEKRLTTLVDEYKVPMDEARRSVTTHYLDEAGLEREDISSGGSERAQIEDVDEPEEWIDLTAKVIELWEPRSDSIAQVGLLGDPTGTIKFTKWAKSDLPSLEEGGVYDLRNVVTDEYQGRYSVKLNSTTVVEELEEDLEVGDDTSEIEGALVDMQSGSGLIKRCPEEDCTYVLQNGRCPDHGEVEGDFDLRIKGVVDDGLDAHEVIFDAEATEGLTGISLEEAKDMAMDALDTTVVADEIRERVVGTYYHIEGPTFGRYVLADEVEELDGPVDAEELLIKARSM, from the coding sequence ATGAGCGACGTACGCCAACACGCAGAAGACATACACGCGCAGTTTTCAGACCACATCGACCTCGAGGTCGAAGACGTCGAGAAGCGACTCACCACGCTGGTCGACGAGTACAAAGTCCCGATGGACGAGGCTCGCCGATCCGTGACGACGCACTACCTCGACGAGGCCGGCCTCGAGCGCGAGGACATCTCGAGCGGCGGCAGCGAGCGCGCCCAGATCGAGGACGTCGACGAACCCGAGGAGTGGATCGACCTCACCGCCAAGGTCATCGAACTCTGGGAGCCCCGCAGCGACTCCATCGCACAGGTCGGCCTCCTGGGCGACCCGACGGGCACCATCAAGTTCACCAAGTGGGCCAAATCCGACCTCCCGAGCCTCGAGGAGGGCGGCGTCTACGACCTTCGTAACGTCGTCACCGACGAGTACCAGGGCCGGTACTCGGTAAAACTCAATTCGACGACCGTCGTCGAGGAACTCGAGGAGGACCTCGAGGTCGGCGACGACACCAGCGAAATCGAGGGGGCGCTGGTGGACATGCAGAGCGGCAGCGGCCTCATCAAGCGCTGTCCCGAGGAGGACTGTACCTACGTCCTCCAGAACGGGCGCTGTCCAGACCACGGCGAGGTCGAGGGCGACTTCGACCTCCGCATCAAGGGAGTCGTCGACGACGGCCTCGACGCCCACGAGGTCATCTTCGACGCCGAGGCCACCGAGGGGCTGACGGGGATCAGCCTCGAGGAGGCCAAGGACATGGCGATGGACGCCCTCGACACGACCGTCGTCGCCGACGAGATCCGCGAGCGAGTCGTCGGCACCTACTACCACATCGAGGGCCCGACCTTCGGCCGCTACGTGCTGGCCGACGAGGTCGAGGAGCTTGACGGGCCGGTCGACGCCGAGGAACTGCTGATCAAAGCGAGGTCGATGTAA
- a CDS encoding DUF7091 family protein: MADRRRLERFLRSKLEQAGTQYAEVRRSADGQLEEAREAYRVARNARSLPTDDAGRTKIVCRRFAEKRAAKLDEEFRPACYEADHPDCEGCVEDVHEGRIETW; the protein is encoded by the coding sequence ATGGCAGATCGGCGTCGACTCGAGCGATTTCTGCGCTCGAAACTCGAGCAGGCGGGAACCCAGTACGCGGAGGTTCGTCGGTCGGCGGACGGTCAGCTCGAGGAGGCACGGGAAGCGTATCGCGTGGCGCGAAACGCGCGGAGTCTCCCGACGGACGACGCGGGACGGACGAAGATCGTCTGCCGCCGATTCGCGGAGAAACGAGCCGCGAAACTGGACGAGGAGTTCCGCCCGGCGTGTTACGAGGCGGACCACCCCGACTGCGAGGGCTGCGTCGAGGACGTTCACGAGGGACGTATCGAGACCTGGTGA